The genomic stretch CACGTTTCTCGTCCCTCACGATGCGATGGAGCCGGTGGCGTTCGTCTTCGCGCACGGCCACGACGACCTTTTCTCACCCCGGCGCTCGATCGCGTGGGTCACCGACCTCGGATACGCCCCGGAACTGGTCAGGCAACGCATCCGCGAAGTCGACTTGCTCGTGCTCGAGGCCAATCACGACCTTCGCTTGCTCGATCAGGACACGCGCAGGCCTTGGTCGGTGAAACAACGCATCTCGGGTCGCCACGGTCATCTTTCCAACGAAGCGGCCCGCGATCTGCTCGCATCGGTCGAGCGTCCGACCTGGAAGCACGTCTGCCTCGCGCACCTGAGCCGTGACTGCAACAGCGTCGAATCGATCGACCGCACGTTCGCGTCCTTCCGCGAGCCGGCGAACGGTTTCGCTCTCTCGGTAGTACTTCCGGAGTCCGGCTCATTTTCCTTCGAATCCGCATGAAATCGAAACAGACCGGGTGCCGTCGCACCAAGATCGTCTTCACCATTGGGCCAGCCACACAGGGGCCGGACATGCTCGACGCCGTGATCCGCGCCGGCGCCGACGTGTGCCGCATCAACATGGCTCACGCCACGCACGACTGGACTCGCCAAGTGTGCAATGCAGTGCGCGAGGCCTCTGAGCGCACCGGTCGTGACAT from Opitutales bacterium ASA1 encodes the following:
- a CDS encoding MBL fold metallo-hydrolase is translated as MAIRFRILGSSSSGNCALLQTDDCRILIDAGFSARRIAEMLEAVGESIDSIDAVFLTHEHGDHCCGLSGLRKRAELPVFANRGTAEAVQRGLKHRPAWRLFETGARFAFRDLEIDTFLVPHDAMEPVAFVFAHGHDDLFSPRRSIAWVTDLGYAPELVRQRIREVDLLVLEANHDLRLLDQDTRRPWSVKQRISGRHGHLSNEAARDLLASVERPTWKHVCLAHLSRDCNSVESIDRTFASFREPANGFALSVVLPESGSFSFESA